Part of the Corynebacterium canis genome is shown below.
ACCCCGGAGACATCGCCGTGGCTGGTTCTGGGTTCGAGGTGGGTGGCGGCGTAGCCGGGGTAGCTACGGTTCCACAGCGCCGGGGTGCGCCAGATCGGGTGCACCAGCAGGCCGCGGTGGCGCAGCTCGGGATCCACCTTGCGGGTGCGGAACCATTGCACGCCCAGGTGCGTGGCCGCCGCAGCCCCGAGGGTGCCCCCGACGATCCCCCCGAGGGTGGTGAGCAAACGAGTGGTGTACTTCAACAGCAAAACCTCCGGTGGGAAACGATTCAGCCTATCCACAGGCGATTGTAGAAAAACTAGGTGTGAGGTGTGCAGGCTTTGCCTGATGTGGTGTAGTGGGGTTACCCGCGTTTGAGGTTGGCTCTGAGAGGTGTGTATGCATTCCGTGTTTCAGCTCGTGCTTGCGGAATACCCGCGTTTCCGGACGGCCGTGCTGCCCAGCGACGGTGCGGAGCAGTTGAGCGTCGCCGCCCTCGCCACGCCCGAACGTATGTCCAAAGCCATCGCAGCAAGCGAACGGTTGTTCCCGATGGGCGATGCCCGGTGGGCGGGCCAGGTGTGGTGGTTTTCCTGGAATAATTCCGTGGTGGCTCCGGCGGTGACGGCGATGGTGGAGTTTTACAAGGTGCCCAGCCTGGACCTCGCCCGCGGCGTGCTGCACGCGCAACCCGGCGACTATTGGTATAGCTATTCCACCGATATCGTCGCGGCCGACGGGCAGTGGCGCGAGGCCGGGGCGGATTACGCCACGAGCGTTCGCCCGATTATCGACGCCCTGGCTACCGCAGCCGGGCTGAAACCCGCGCCGTTGTGGGCGGTGACGGCTGACGCTTTGGTTGCGGCGGCCGTTGGCGCTGGCAATGAAGCGTTCGATCCTTATCGGGGAGTGAGAATTGCGTGCGAATTGTCGGCGGGTTTGGCCGCAGGAGCGCACGGTGTGACCATCCCAACTCCGCGGTTTCAGGATATTCGGGGCGGCACGATCGGGCCGACCGATATGGCGGCCGTTCGCGCAGGTGAAGAGCCCGATGACGTGCACACAGTGGCGCGCCGGGCGTCGTGTTGCATGATCTTTCATTCGCCGGGTTCGGGGAAGTGTTTGTCCTGCCCAAAGCAGGATCCGGCCGTCCGCGAGGCGGCATTAATTGCGCACGTGCAATAGTCTCGGTTATTGCAGGTTAGGCTGGAGCCTAGCCGCGGTGTGGCAGGGCGCAATGCGTGCCCGAGCGCAGCGGATTCAACC
Proteins encoded:
- a CDS encoding (2Fe-2S)-binding protein, which gives rise to MHSVFQLVLAEYPRFRTAVLPSDGAEQLSVAALATPERMSKAIAASERLFPMGDARWAGQVWWFSWNNSVVAPAVTAMVEFYKVPSLDLARGVLHAQPGDYWYSYSTDIVAADGQWREAGADYATSVRPIIDALATAAGLKPAPLWAVTADALVAAAVGAGNEAFDPYRGVRIACELSAGLAAGAHGVTIPTPRFQDIRGGTIGPTDMAAVRAGEEPDDVHTVARRASCCMIFHSPGSGKCLSCPKQDPAVREAALIAHVQ